TATACCCACTGTGCTACCTCCGTCGCAGTGTATAGCATCACCATGTACAATATCACATTGTACAACACCACCTTGTGCAATATCACCATCCATCATAGTCTGTACAAATCATCCATCACACCTCATATGTCAAAGTACACCAAATATCTCAATTGAAGTACACAAACTATGTAGAAATATCAAAACAGATTACCTCTTTATCATGAGGCACGTCCACTGCAATACCCTCATCAACTTGTACACATGCACCCTCTGCAACCATTGCAATACCACCAACACCTCCAACACATTCTTCACTACTTACACCTGCATTCAACGCACATTCTGCATTTGCCATCCCTTTATCTacatttaatgcacaattaacCTGAAAATATAACATCAATGTTATGAATTTTGAATAATGTAACAAGTTGTTATGGAAAATAAAGAATGTACCTCAACCGCAACAGTTTTTGAAGCTTCGACATCCTCTCTATTGGTTTTTTCCTTATAGTCTGCAATACTTTTCACCATGTACTCTTCAAATTCAATATCCCTTTCATACCATCCAATCAACCGTCTTTCAGGTTTTCTAGGTTTACTTTGCTTTCGAGATTTCGGTTTCGGCTTACGGATCACAGGCTCGGCCTCTTCTAACTCTTCAATGACTACACCAGAAGGTACCTTCCACAACTTTTCAAACTCACGCCGTTCATCCAGCTTCTTCCGCAAAATTGCATCAGAAACAGTCACCTCTATTGCATATACGTGTACCATTTTCGTATATGTTGTTGCCACGGACAAGAACCTTGCCAAATGCATCTCATCGGTTATAAGACGCAGAGGGAGTCCCATTTCAGTCCCCTTACACTGGTCCTCATTTTTTGGATCACAATACACAAAGGCGCAAATGAGCTTCATTCCGTGCCCAAATCGACCATCATACCCGATAGGTCTAATAGTTTAAAATTATATACATTGCAATAATCCACGTAATTCAGATCGCCACTGACATACAAGTTATCCTCTTTGTGGAAAGTACCCCCATGGTGCAAGGCAATGCTAAACAATTTCGGGTTTTCAGCTGTGTTAAAAAAACCATCACTAAggcaaataaaattataaagattttaaatttataaatacaaaattttCGCATGAAGCCATATCCCTAAACTCTTGCTCTCATTAGTAATTaatataaaacattaaaaatagagtgaacaaataaaaaataaagacaaCACAATCTAATAAGGAGTGACACCCATAATCAACAAACCGTATTCATATTCGGTGTGGAAGATATCTATGTGTGGACCACGTATCTTCCATTCCTCCTCATCATCCAAAACGATCACCTCAGGTTCGGTCGTTGCTCTGCCCTGAGAATGTGGCACGCAGCTCGGCTCCGGAACCTCTCGTTTTCTTTTATCACCACTTTTCTTCTTCGGCGACATTTCTACAACCACCGAAGCTGGAAATTTTGAAGAATTTCAAACCCTCCGACTGTGAGAAATATCAAACGGCGTTCTTCCAAACCCTTTTTTATGCAGAATGTGAGATATGAGAGATAAAGAAAACGTGAGAGTGAGCGAGACTTTCAAATTTCAACTGCAATGTTTTAGTGTAGGTGTAGCTTTACGTATGTCAATTCCAAGAGAGAGAATGAAAACCCTTCAACTTCCCTGCCTGCCGCCATATGTctattccaagaaaaagttggCTGCCACATGCAGATATCAAATCACTGTAAAATGACAAAGGCACCCTTTAAGGGCTGAAGGATATAATAGTAAAAATCGTGACTAAATttggaatttatgaaactttttGACTGAAAATGTGATTTTCTAAACGTTGGGTACTAAAAATGTGCAAACCCCATTTTCTAGGTACTagttttgtagttcactctattttaaaaaaacgaaaaagCTAAAGCaagattcattttaattttgaatgcaaaaataaggaaaaatataTGTAAAAATACCCCATAAATATTTAACTTTATATGCCCACAACCTAAAATTTTATAGTAGTAGCTTTTTATAATGGGGGAAGCTCATAACTATTTACACATATATCAATTGGTTGATGAGTACGAGTATACAAAAAATTTAGTATACTTCAAATATAGTCTAAACTCCAAATTggttcattttaaaaataataaaattgtgaACTGAAAACTCTTATAGACCATAGTGGCTTATTAATAGTACATGAAATTCAAGCCCTTATATTGACGTTTTCAAATTTCGAGAATTGCAGtccaaaattattatttttggttCGTTAATAACCTCAATTAATAAACTCATTGTGTCAATATTCATCCCTTAATCCTAAATGCCACCGGTGGTTGAAATCTGATGATTAAATCAAACAATACACACAAATCTAAAGCATCATCAACAGCTAGGAATGAATGCAAACCTACGCCGGTCAGCCAGTCGAACCGACCAAACCGCACCGGCCAGCCGGGTCTCAGTCCAGTGTATTGATACAACGAAGCAACAAAAATGGTAAATAACCAAAGCATGCGGTGAGAAGAAATCACTGGAACCTAGCCGCAGCGTAGCTTTCGTGTGAGGGAGAGGTTCCGATGGGGGCACGAAAACGGCCCCCCGTTGAGGGGTTTCTTCTAGTCTGCAGCTCGTAGGCATATGTGGGAATGAATGGCCGCAGTAGGGTTTCTTTGGTCGAACGAGATACTAGAAACTCGATCCCGATGGAGGGTTGAGCTCAAAATCTCCAGGAATGAAAATCGGGAGCTGGTTCGAGACGGCATCCCTCTTGAATCTCGAATCTCGAGGCAAGTTGATGGGCAGCTTATCCTGTCCGTCTTTTGAGCTCGAGCCGCCTCCACCTCTCAGCCCGTCTCTGATCGGAGCACTGAGAAGAGGGCCGCCAAAGAAGATGGATTCTCCCGTGTATGTCAGCTTATCCGACTGGTGGACCGCCGGCTTAGCTAGGGGCGGTGGAGGCTCTCGAACGGGGGCAGCCAGGCGCTTATCTTGATTGCTTGTCGCTGCAGTAGTGTTTGGTAGAGCAGACGGTAAAGATGGCCTTTTTCGGGCTTCAGCTGTTGATAACGGAACGGAGACGTACCTCCCAGCTTCCTGATCCCAAACAACTGACGTTCTTTTCACGTCTCGAATGAAGGAAACTGCCGGAGCAGTCAGAGCAGTTGGAGCTGAGAGCAGGAGGGTGTCGGGACCGCTATGCCTCTGCATAATCTTTTCGTCGAAACCTGAGGAGTTAGGGAAGACCGGGTTGTTTCTAGCCGGAACAGCCGCTGCTCTAGAGGCCAGCGGCTGATCTGAGACGAGAGGGTTCAGACCGCGAGGTTGTGGAAGAGGGCTCAACGAGACGGATTCGTGAACATGACCCGGACTGCTGAAACTGCTCATGCTTTGAGTCCCGGTCTCATACTCATCCCGGCTGCCTTGACTCGGGGCAAACGAGTGCCTCCGAGGCGACAGCCTGAGATCGTTCCGCGCATCTTTGTTTCCTCCGGTGTCGGTGCTCATGCTACTTTTGATACTGCCGTTCTCGCTCGAACTTATCTCGGAATCAGGCAAACGACGACCATCAAGAGGACGCAATACAGACGACGATGCCCTTGCTTTTGCAGCCGCTTTCATTGCGTCGCTTGAGTCTAGTTTAGCAAGCTTCCACGCACTGATCCGAACTCCCTTTTTCGGCACCTTATTTCCCTTCTCACCCGATCCGTTAGCATCCGGATCAACCGTAGACGGGATCATACCAGGTCCTAACTGTGGTGCAACTTCTTCCTGATATGCATAATTCGGAATCAGAAATAGTCTTCAAACACAGCATGGGTAGAAGAAGACGAGGACGACCCTTATATAATCAAGAAAGTCACTCAATTAACATAGAAGTGTACCTGATAGTCAACAAAAACCCGAGGAGGCGTGCACCAAGCACCCTTATATTGCAGCCCCAATGAACTTCCACCACTGAAACCAGTCGTTGCAGAACCAGATGGGGAATATAAAATATCCGGGACCTCCTCGTCGACTGATGCTCCTGGAGGCACTTCGCTCATGGCCCTCATTGCCACGACATACTCATAAGTTGTAATGCCCTGTCGCAATAAAGAAACTGATTAATCACTAGACGTATCCAAAGGAGATATATGAAGAAAACGGAGACTGCATAGAGGTGAGAGTCAACCTTTCGTATTAGGATCATGTGGAAAAAGAAAAGTTCGCCCAAGGGCACACATGCCAGCAAGGACACGGCCGAACATAAAGCCTGTAAATGAATAAAACCCGAAAGGATAAGAAAGACTCCACTTTATAATCACGTATTCAGGTATTCAAACAATATATTCATGAAGGTGTTACCACAACAGTTGCAAATGGGGCACGGGAGAAACCATTTCCTAGCCGATCAACTATTTGAGCCTCCATATAATGCTTATTGGTGAAGCAACGAACTAGAACGCCAATGCCCACTCCAGCTTCAACAACAAGCTGGGGAAAGAGACAGGACAAGAGATCAGTCGCCCCGAACGTTTAGTGTCACTAACTCTATAATTCCTCGAGCCTTACCCAAACTAAACTGATGCCCATAAGTGAGATAAATGTGGCGTAGTTCTTCCGCCCTACGCAGTTATTGAGCCACTGCAAAGCATTACACAATGATGTCAGCTCCTAAACACCCAAAATTTATTTGAATCTTCCTAATCGGAAAGGAACAATGCACGAAATCAGTGGATGTACCCGACAATGATGATCGAATCCATCCACACACTTGTCACAACTTCGACAGTGCTTGCTGAATTTCCGAACCTATAAAGAAGTATGCGGTCAGTGAgaaataatactaataacaGATAGAAATCtcagaaagaaataatctaCCTCAGCGTTGCACAGCGTGCAAAACAAAGCATCTTCGCCTGTACCTTCCAGCTCAGCTGTTTCATCCTGTTTGCGGCAATCTTCAAGAACAAAGATTGCACAGAGAAATCCGCCGAAAAAATGGCAGAACGAACTCCTCCTCGGAGGTACCGCTTGAGTGTTGGATTTCACAGACTCAACCGAACCTTTCTTGCTAGAGTTAGCTCCAGCAAAGGAACTTCTTGAGGGAGAAGATGCACATGAATGAGTTCCATTACTACCTTCATCATATGTCCTTCTCAGACCATGTGCAATCGATTCACGCTTTTCTCTTGCCTCATTCATTAGCTCAGGGTCGAATTTATACATGATGCCGGGGTCTGCCGGGTTTATTGCAGTAGATCGAACATAAAGAATAAACACCAATATTGCCTGCACATGAAGAAAACCTTGATACAATCAGTCTTTTTTCAGTAAAAAATGCTTTATTATTATAGGTTGAAAATTGTCTTTTCCACTTCAGAATATACAACTTCTTGAAATCGgaatctctattttattttcatgaatAATGGCTGCCTACAACCCAACGATGCTCACGCAAAAGCCAAGAGTTTCCTTCACATTATGACAGTTAAACAAGAAACCTTCACTGTATTGACCTTGTTATTTAAGCGAAGCCTACTTTAAAGTTCAACTTTGAAATAACACACTTTTACATATTTCCATCGGAAGAGGCTCAAATAGCACCACTCATATTCTTTTGCCACTCCCTTTAAAAAAATGAACCCCTTTTAATGGCTAAAGTCACTAAGTGGAGGGATCTCTATTGTACTAATTGAAAATATGCTACCTACAATTAGCTACCTCATTTTGCTCATTCTTTTAAAATCATGAATTCCATATTTGAGACATACTCCATGCCGAGCTTTTTAACTTTTAAGTTAGTGTGGATCACTATTACTGCTGTCTAATCAGTGCCCATGATTGTAAAGGTTGGTGTaaaaatatatgtatgtgtgtgtctGCAGATAAAGCACATACCACTGGGGAATAGATACCCATTAGAACGTACTCCCATATTCGGCCTCCAAGAAACGGAGCAAAGAAAGCATAAAATGCCACCACTAACAAGCAAAACACTGTAATAGCAACAACCTGCAAAAAGACAGATATTAAAGGCACGGTCAATGGGCTCACATCTGGAATAAGTTATAAGAATATTTGAAAAGCAACATTAATACAGAAAGTTAACACATATCCTATTATGATGAGATCCAATCGCATAACCTATAATGATAAGATGGCAGGCTTAAAGTAGCGAATCATCCAAATGTTGCTCAGATTCCtcacaatttaattaaacagACCACTTGTTGCTACAATATAGCAAGATACTAATGATCATTCCTTCAAccacacttagaaattactctCATGCAAAACATACAAGCCAATGGTAAAGCATCACCATTCTCATCGAACACAACCAAATCCACGAAATGTGATTGCACGGGCCACTAAACTTTGAAGCTAGTGATCTTGCTCTCTTACAAACTAAAATGATGTACACAAACTTGCCAATTTATTATACAGCTTAAACCAATTCAAGAAATGTAAGTACATAGATCATAACAAACCCCAACCCCAAAAAATTCCAGTTCATAACACCACCATTAAATTAGTTGTAAAATTGGCCAACACCATACAAATCAGCATCCCAGCATAAGCACATAAGATTAAAGaatccaaaaccaaaaaaaaaaacgtgAAAACAGGAAAATGAGCTAGAACAAAAAACCTGAAAGGTGTGTGCAGGCAACTGCCATCCATGTTTTCTCACCATCACTTCCTCACCTCACCACAATAGCTGCTCTCGCCCTTTCACCTCAACCCCCAAATTGCACGCACTCCAGCGTCAACTGTGTGTCAAGGTTCCAACTTTACCCCTCCCCACACCATGAAAATCAACTTTACCCAAACGGGGTCGGCTAAAACACCTAAACTCAAGAAGCGTAAAACAAATGcagcaaaaacaaaaaaaaatcccaaagaAAACCCCCAAATTACCCTCTCATTTCACCTTAAGCCGCTGTTGCTCTCCTTTTTCCTTCGACCCCCAAATTGCACGCACTCCAGTCTCCAGGGTCAACTGTGCGTCAAGATTCCTACTTTACCCCTCCCCACACCCTGAAAATCAACTTAACCCAAATGGGTTCAGCTAAAACACCCAAATCTGAGAAGAGGAAAAAATGCAGCAAAAAAAAGGCCCAGAGGGAAACCCTTGTCCCCTTTTCTCCCAATCAAAATATTCTACACAGGAATTGCACAACAGTACAAGACAAAAGTTACAAAACCACCGGAATTGGTTAAAGCTTTGTCCGCTTCCAGTGAGTTGCTGCAAGAAAAATTAAAGTAGAAACAGACAAAGGGCCGGCGGGGAGAAGTTGAAGGCCCGGTGActatgtgttgtgtgtgtgtttttggaGTTGGTAAAGTGCaataaaaacattttccttACATTCTTGATATAAAGGAAATGAGATTTTAATGTTGTCTTGTTGGTTAGCCCCACCATAATTTATTAGTAGTGCTCCTATTATTTTgagtttttaatattttttatgggaATTACCTCAAAAAATCATAGGAAATATTAAgtgtatattttcattttctaataTGTTATGCTTATAACTGTACTTATGAATGGCATTATTCTCAATCTCACCGGTCACGTCAATTCTTAATGGTTGCTATAATTAATGATGAATCTTAGATAAATGCCTTTTTTATTATAGGGAATCTTATGATAAATGTCAATGTGTAAATGATTATATAGTGAATAAAACAAGAATACAAGATGTgttcctaagagcatctccaatgccggcgtcaaaatcgcgacgccgatttttcgccgacgccggttctgacgccgaatcattagaaccggcgtcggcgaaatcggcgtggccatgccgattcgcgcgatgacgccggttccgacgccgatcctcacggcaccattgtgggtcccggatcggcgtcaaaccggcgtcagattttattttttattttttttcttttgaaaacactatatatacgcactttaaacgtcattttcattcgcaccacttgttttaacgagtactctctctaccttactttctgttcaagatcaataacgagcaatggagaacaactacgaaggtactccagtgactcccgggggatggtctcagactcccccgcctcccggtgtagggtctcagacgcccccgactcccggggtagggtcccatacttccccggctcctgggggaggtggttggcctctgatgaccgggtactacaacatatacccgtggcagcagatgatgccggggtgggcacccgggatgcagccaccggcgcagcagatgattccaccggcgcagcagatgattcccccggcgcaggggacgcacgggggggggacaacgcctatcggccgacttttgatttttccaccggttcttcacacacatcgaccccaacggatgcacagtatacggagaccttctccttagcggacttgggttttgatatgaacgaggttccggaaactctcattcaaacccagggagtagggcggggtaagaagaagggcaaggccaagaaggtcggcgagtcgtcgcagccggaggccgaagtggacggacgaggagaacgttgcggttgccaaggcgtggtgagtgtctgcgacgatcctctcgtttcgaacaaccagaggatcgtcaacttgtgggccaagatagccgcagcctacagggcattttgccctgaagggagaccgtgcaccggggaggaggtccggaagtgctgggaccgaatcaggtctggcatctctcgattttcgggtttgtacgccaacgccctccgcatgcagaccagtggccaaacagaggaagactacaggaggattgcggagagagcctaccccgatccgcagaagaagtactatgagttcacctactggaactgctacgttgtgctcaacgagtcggagaaattccaggcaggcgtcgacgctggctggccgaagaggcagaaactgaactataccggagattatagcggctgcagcggtggttcgacagacctccccgagacggcacagaaggtcccgactcctcgttcgttcggtcgccgacctcgcccggttggccaaaggcgggcgcaacaggttgcgaggggggcaccccgagttcccagggggGTCCATTcgacatcccccctcggcaggtctaccgaggagctcaaattcttcgcgcgccaacaaacgcgcgctcaaatggtgaagaccttagccgacttccaagcggtgGTGGACCctgaggtgaaggattttcttcgtgtattgctccagagccagcgtgaagaattggaggcgatgaggagggacactggcgggaatagccgcggcgtaggtggcgacggaggcggcggcgacgacggtgaagaagcgctgggcgatgacggagacgaggacggcgtcgaggagtgattttgttttacttttttaaattaatgtactttttaatttttgtactttttttaaattattgtactttttttaaaattaatgtactttttaagttttaatattattattctaattttccgtatttgtctcgtaaattaaattccgtatgttgatacgagtgtaaattaaattatataattgttattagtgatgtggatagatagtgtgaaggctatgtgagggctatttgatgtccagttgatgtggcaagctgatgtggcaggagaattgtagtgctgatgatgtggcagtgtgaaggctatgtaagggctatttgacgtccagtcttactggagatgctctaatgagGGATATGGTGATCGGTTAACTTTCTACGTGTCAAATTAATCAGcatatgaaaattgaaattatacAACATATAAATCTACTCTTCAGATACAAAATCGgactatataattaaaattatagaaatcatgtatgaaaattaattaagagTTCGTAATAGACATTAGTAGTGTACTATAAGAGGGTGATGAAATGCATGCTTATAAATTTAGTAAACCCACCTTTATAAATTTAGCAAACCCGCCTTGAATATGATTAATTAGTCACTTTATGTTTCGCTTAGAAACTAAAATATCTAAAACTGTGAAAAATTGACATTTAACGAATTCGTCAGTTTTTTAGTAGTATGATTTTAGCAACCGCATTTGCATGCAAATTTGGTCGAATCTCTcttaatcaaaattataaatgtatgagaaaaaaatcaaattgattttaaatgCCTGCATTGATATGGAGTACTAACAAATTATTTTAGATTCTACCGGTAACTTCAATAGGCACTTTGGTAGGATTGATAACTTAGgaatgaaattttatgaaaaaaatatcatttcaatAGGCAAATATacttttttttagattctaCCGGTAACTTCAATAGGCAAATACACTTTGGTAGGATTGATAACTTAGGAATGAAATTTTAACACTTTGGTAGGATTGATAACTTAGGAATGAAATTTTACGAAGGCAAATATACTGGATTGATAACTCATCTAGGTATAAAGTTTTATGAAAAAATGGAATTTCATCCCTAGGTGCATGCACTTAAATTCTATTCCTCTTGTCCATCatttatagtctcattttgactTGACACGAGTCTTaagaaattgttttattttatgaagTAATGTgaaaatgagttaatggaatgtgagctCCACTTTTATAcaacaattttataatataatgtgagtgtaatgattTAATTGAATGGCGAGTCCATTTACCTAAAACCGGAAAAAAACAAATGGGTTTAAATTACGGACGTcacgaaatgacaaaatgagagtGTAAGTAGTGTTTGTGGAGAGTGAGCTCCGCATCATTATTACAATAGTGTAATTGTgcaagttgtaaataaaataccTACGCGTTTGGGTATTGTGTTGGTTAActattctaaaattagaaagttcatatttttcagggacgaactaataagaaaatacttagttcgTACTTTTCAGACAGAAGGAGTATAATATTCCATCCGACCATAGAAAATAGTCTCATCATATGTGGACGGTACAGATTTCAATAAGAATTTGGTAAGTaagagaaaaggagaaaaagtagataaagtaagatagattgagaaaaaaattggtaaaatataaaagaaaaatttcTTATTTAGAACTgagagactattttttgtgctTGATAGAAGGAAAAAACGATGAAAGTTTTCTTATTCCTCTTCCTTGTCtataaaaatccaaattttgatGCCCAAGACTCCATAGATAGTCCGAACTGTATatagagatgcccaaggttttcggttccggcggttaaccgcatAACCGTGACATTTTGCTTGAACCGGAACTGCCATATTTTGAACAGTGGGCTGGTTCCGGTTCCAGATTTTACGAACCGAAACCGccaccgaaccgccggttaaccggcgatTTCACGGTTCCGGCAAGGTGTTCGAGGCATTCAGCTTTTGGCAGCCATGGGTCAGCCTTTTTAGGTTGTTTTTGACCGAACCCGGTGGTTAACCGTGAAAATCGGCGGTTTTCACGGTTTTGGTGCGGAACACAAGGCTGACACGTTGCAGCGTCGATTGGATGGTTCATGCAGGTGGTCATGCGGTTTGTGACCAAAACCGGCGATTTTTTgaccatttaaaaaaaaattaattcgaATCTTGAATTCAAATTGATCCATCCCCCACCccaatttttatctataaatacccccctctatcatCACTTACATttaccccactcttgtgttattaagagcatctccaatagcggcgagcgcaccggctagCCAAttcttggcgctcgccggtccgctcgcctaaccattgcagccggcgagaaaaacggcgagcgcatgccgattcccgagcgctcggcaatgcgctcgccgatctcctggccgccattgcaagctccagatcggcgagcgatcggcgaacgagatttttttattatttaattttcaaaacactatatatacgcgatttgcacgtcattttcatttgcaccacttgttttaacgagttttctctctatcttaatttctgtacaagatcaacaacgcgaaatgagtaacgcgggtggtggtagtggtggggatgctgaggagttcgaacggcgtttgaacgaacagttggaggcctatacgtcccgagAGATCGACCGGCTGATACAACATGCCTTGCAgtcggcggtacctcgacctcgacccgttgtccaccgccgagcagtgattgatcgggatcacgtagctgcacatcagcggctatttgacgactacttcgcaccggagccgcggtttaacgccaacATTTTCAGGCGGCATTTTATGATGAGcagggccctgtttatgcgtattgttgacgctttggagcgtcgatatctgtgtttccgcttcaggcacgatgcggctagcagacccggccacacacctattcaaaagtgcactgcgacaatctggcagttggcctacgcaggcgcgacagacatgtgggacgagtacctccacatcggtgagtcgactgcccttgaatgtatgaagtatttctgtcagggcgtggttgaaatattcggtgatcagtaccttcaaagccctacccccgaagattgctaggagctgatgcagatgcatgggcgaagcatgggttcccgggtatgttaggcagcatagattgtatgcattgggagtggaagaactgccccgctgcctggaaagggttctacacgacggctacaagggaaagaatcccacgatgatcctcgaggccatagttgattaccggttgtggatttggcaagcatattttggggtagtcGGGTTTTACAatgacctcaacgtcctcaactcgtcgccccttttcaacgagcagtgtcagggcgtcggtccggccatcagttttgtcgccaacgggaaccagcatgatatgagctactacttggcggatgagatatatccTAGGTGGCCcttctttgtgaagacgatcagatgcgcatcagatgagaggaaggcctactttgcggaacggcaggagtcggttcgcaaggacgtggagcacgcatttggtgtgctccagtctcgatgggcggcaattaggggtccaacgcgtttgtggcatgtcgactgcattgctgatataatgtacgcatgaattatcatgcacaacatgattgtcaaagatgaaggtgtacaactgactagttgggccaacgacgataatgaagtcggtccaagccacggcgtggccaccctcagcgtacgaagtggggtacctcacgatgaag
This sequence is a window from Salvia splendens isolate huo1 chromosome 5, SspV2, whole genome shotgun sequence. Protein-coding genes within it:
- the LOC121804786 gene encoding probable protein S-acyltransferase 19, whose translation is MVRKHGWQLPAHTFQVVAITVFCLLVVAFYAFFAPFLGGRIWEYVLMGIYSPVAILVFILYVRSTAINPADPGIMYKFDPELMNEAREKRESIAHGLRRTYDEGSNGTHSCASSPSRSSFAGANSSKKGSVESVKSNTQAVPPRRSSFCHFFGGFLCAIFVLEDCRKQDETAELEGTGEDALFCTLCNAEVRKFSKHCRSCDKCVDGFDHHCRWLNNCVGRKNYATFISLMGISLVWLVVEAGVGIGVLVRCFTNKHYMEAQIVDRLGNGFSRAPFATVVALCSAVSLLACVPLGELFFFHMILIRKGITTYEYVVAMRAMSEVPPGASVDEEVPDILYSPSGSATTGFSGGSSLGLQYKGAWCTPPRVFVDYQEEVAPQLGPGMIPSTVDPDANGSGEKGNKVPKKGVRISAWKLAKLDSSDAMKAAAKARASSSVLRPLDGRRLPDSEISSSENGSIKSSMSTDTGGNKDARNDLRLSPRRHSFAPSQGSRDEYETGTQSMSSFSSPGHVHESVSLSPLPQPRGLNPLVSDQPLASRAAAVPARNNPVFPNSSGFDEKIMQRHSGPDTLLLSAPTALTAPAVSFIRDVKRTSVVWDQEAGRYVSVPLSTAEARKRPSLPSALPNTTAATSNQDKRLAAPVREPPPPLAKPAVHQSDKLTYTGESIFFGGPLLSAPIRDGLRGGGGSSSKDGQDKLPINLPRDSRFKRDAVSNQLPIFIPGDFELNPPSGSSF